The following are encoded together in the Astyanax mexicanus isolate ESR-SI-001 chromosome 8, AstMex3_surface, whole genome shotgun sequence genome:
- the kcnmb3 gene encoding calcium-activated potassium channel subunit beta-3, translating to MLLSSSPRGSFSVPVHINLHNARRRRTRDLMQSPNSSQWKRGRAGEKTKSQAPVSSVGEERALLLGFTMIAFSILMYFVVGIVVVKPSFQSDWGEATNCSLIQVDLLMGLNSFPCLQVFVNITAVDKRARLHYDEVVVNLNPECFYTPKSQQNKSEQVEEAQNIKDFLASKQGQVMKCHPSMGRHPEDVIMKKRYTRPLALQCMVWPSLMLIGGCLLVGLVKLTQCLAHLCTEIDTREGCGEGGQTTQTQGKLYHLLRCRPGSPSMEQDPGS from the exons ATGCTCCTGAGCTCGTCCCCTCGAGGATCCTTCAGCGTGCCCGTTCACATCAACCTGCACAACGCTCGGCGGAGGCGGACACG GGATCTGATGCAATCCCCCAACAGTTCTCAGTGGAAAAGAGGCAGAGCTGGAGAGAAGACCAAGAGTCAGGCTCCTGTATCCAGCGTGGGAGAGGAGAGAGCTCTGCTTTTGGGATTCACCATGATTGCATTCTCCATCCTCATGTACTTTGTGGTGGGAATTGTTGTTGTCAAGCCAAGTTTCCAGAG TGACTGGGGAGAGGCCACCAACTGCTCACTGATCCAGGTTGACCTCTTAATGGGCTTGAACAGCTTCCCATGTCTGCAGGTCTTCGTGAACATTACAGCTGTGGACAAAAGAGCACGTCTGCATTACGATGAAGTAGTGGTGAACCTGAACCCTGag TGTTTCTACACCCCTAAAAGCCAGCAGAACAAGTCCGAGCAGGTGGAAGAGGCCCAGAACATAAAAGACTTCTTGGCAAGCAAACAAGGGCAAGTGATGAAGTGCCACCCCAGCATGGGTAGGCACCCTGAAGACGTGATCATGAAAAAGAGATACACCCGGCCTCTGGCGCTCCAGTGCATGGTGTGGCCCAGCCTCATGCTGATTGGAGGATGCCTGCTGGTCGGATTGGTGAAGCTCACCCAGTGCCTGGCTCACCTTTGCACTGAAATCGACACCAGAGAGGGCTGCGGGGAGGGGGGTCAGACCACACAGACACAGGGCAAACTTTACCACCTGCTCAGGTGCAGGCCGGGGAGTCCCAGCATGGAGCAGGACCCGGGCAGCTAG
- the mfsd8l2 gene encoding major facilitator superfamily domain-containing protein 8 yields MDYRRKRELSFLTIGLLFFLSGVEYAVILPTIWKYLQILDAPAYFLGLGLSAFSFSGLLSGPLFGRWSDVTRTTKSIILFSNVFEIVGNFMYFMGYSKWLLLASRLVAGIGAGAGSSIFGFLTRTTLPDERARVFAAVMACRQAGLLIGPAFNIFLRLCDFKLGPFIVNKYTSPGLFMCGMWLLLQCVVVLLYWDIPPLDSLPEHTALRRVRGQEEEEEERLMEAEDEDADAHSTVLSDQVETRLSGDEDPDPASSTEGRDPFQNFSASQEFLREEVVVLLTAQFITLFNQTALETMVTPLTQKYFGFGELGNSVMYSLCGVEVIGGFFLVRWLSRVLEDRAVLAVGLLICCGACVWCIIFLASPQGGFAVELTEFIIGVFLQLLGLPFVAVSQVSLFSKVTAEKTQGFSQGVRRSVGGLATILGPLWAGGLTGNLYVMLGMMLLLLVLIMIMMVLSYEKLVEPPVVQHAESSESGG; encoded by the exons ATGGATTATCGGCGAAAGAGGGAACTGTCCTTTCTCACAATCGGCCTGCTGTTTTTCCTGAGTGGGGTGGAATATG ctgTTATCCTGCCCACCATATGGAAGTACCTGCAGATTCTGGACGCTCCGGCCTATTTCCTCGGGTTGGGTCTGTCAGCGTTCAGCTTCAGCGGGCTGCTCTCTGGGCCGCTGTTTGGTCGCTGGTCCGACGTGACACGGACTACAAAGTCCATCATCCTTTTCTCCAACGTCTTTGAGATTGTAG GGAACTTTATGTATTTCATGGGATACTCAAAATGGCTTTTGTTGGCTAGTCGGCTTGTTGCAG GTATTGGAGCCGGTGCCGGTTCCTCTATCTTTGGTTTCCTCACCCGGACCACTCTCCCGGACGAACGGGCTCGAGTCTTCGCTGCTGTGATGGCGTGTCGCCAGGCTGGACTTCTGATTG GACCTGCTTTCAACATTTTCCTGCGGTTGTGTGATTTTAAGCTGGGGCCGTTTATAGTGAATAAGTACACTTCACCAGGG TTGTTCATGTGTGGGATGTGgctgctgcttcagtgtgtggtGGTGCTGCTGTACTGGGACATCCCGCCGCTGGACTCCCTCCCCGAGCACACGGCTCTGCGCCGGGTCAGgggtcaggaggaggaggaggaggagcgtcTGATGGAGGCGGAGGATGAAGATGCGGATGCTCACAGCACGGTTCTCTCAGATCAGGTCGAGACCCGGCTGTCAGGTGATGAAGACCCCGACCCCGCCTCCTCGACTGAGGGGCGTGACCCTTTCCAGAACTTCAGCGCCAGCCAGG agttccTGAGGGAGGAGGTGGTGGTTCTCCTCACCGCTCAGTTCATCACTCTCTTCAATCAGACGGCGCTGGAG ACGATGGTGACCCCGCTGACCCAGAAGTACTTTGGCTTTGGTGAGCTGGGGAACAGTGTGATGTACAGTCTGTGTGGCGTGGAGGTGATCGGAGGCTTCTTCCTGGTGCGCTGGCTGAGTCGCGTGCTGGAGGACCGGGCCGTGCTGGCGGTGGGCCTGCTGATCTGCTGCGGAGCCTGCGTCTGGTGCATCATCTTCCTCGCCAGCCCCcagg GTGGCTTCGCGGTGGagctgactgagtttattattgGAGTGTTTCTGCAGCTGCTGGGGCTCCCCTTCGTCGCTGTATCTCAGGTGTCCCTGTTCTCCAAAGTGACCGCTGAGAAAacacaag gCTTCAGTCAGGGCGTGCGGCGCTCCGTCGGAGGCTTGGCCACTATCCTGGGCCCCCTGTGGGCAGGTGGTCTGACGGGGAATCTGTACGTGATGTTGGGGATGATGCTGCTCCTCCTGGTTCTCATTATG ATTATGATGGTGCTCTCCTATGAGAAACTGGTGGAGCCTCCTGTGGTTCAGCATGCAGAGAGCTCGGAGAGCGGAGGGTAG